The genomic region TCCACGACGAGCCCCTTCGTACGCCGCGATCGCGACGGTTTCTTTCAAAAAGAACATTGAACAGAGATCAATCGTTGCCAATGTCAGTGTCATCAACACTGGCAAACAAATTGCCACTTCAGCGGTAGCGGTTGCGCGTCGTTTTATCCGCAGGAACGAACCGGCAAACCGAGAACGATCTCGTTGAGAACGCTCGCTGCGAGTTCGTTTGGGGCGTCGGGATGCAAACATGATACGGTCGTTAGGTCTGAAAAACGAAAAGACGTGAAAACCATCCCATTCGGCAGAGATGGTTCCCTCTATCAGCAACCCTAGCTTTGAAATCACCGGGAGGTCGCCAAGTTTTTCAGAAAATTCCGAAGCAAACCCGCCATAGATCCACTGTCATAGATCCACTGCAGTTCAATCCACCACGGATCATTCCGCTCCAAATCAATCCAGCCGAGATTGATTGAGCCAGGGCGATGCTTTTCCCAACGATGCGTGTATTCCCCAAGATCGGTTCTCAGTTGAATGAACCGAAAACTCTCCCGCCCACGTGACTCGCTACGGGACCTTAAGCCTCTGTCCTCACCGAATACCTTCAAAACGTATCGGCGATCGCTTGTGGCGATGGGGTGATTAGGCGCGTGGGTGATATTGAGTGTGGACCTTTTGCAGCCGCGAGTGTTCCACGTGCGTGTAGATCTGTGTGGTTTGAATACTGGCGTGCCCCAACATTTCTTGCACCTGCCGCAGGTCCGCGCCGCCGGCTAAAAGGTGCGTGGCGAAACTGTGACGCAGCGAGTGAGGACTGATCTTGGACAGGATGCCCGCTCGATCGGCGTATCGTTTGACCAGTCGCCACAGTTGGACTCGGTCCAGCGGTCGTCCGCCCCGCGAAAGAAACAACTCATCGCACTGCTGCGGAGCACGATCGGCCAGCTTCCCGCGAGCTTGCTGCAAATACAATTCAATCGACGCAATCGCCCGCCCACCGATTGGAACCATCCGCTGCTTGTCACCCTTCCCGTGACAACGCAAGTGCTTTTCGGACAACGAAAGATCCATCACCCGCAACGAACAGACCTCCGATGCTCGACATCCCGTTGCGTATAACACTTCCAAAAGAGCTCGGTCCCGTTCCCAAAACGCGTCACTTTTCTTCACCGCTTGCAGGAACGATTCGACTTCCGACGGCGACATCACCCCCGGCATCCGCTGCCAAGATTTTTGCGTCGCTAACAACTCCGCCGGATTGTCGGTCGCCAATCCCTCAAGCTGCAAGTACTTGTAAAAGGTGCGAACAGCGACCACGTTTCGAGAAATCGAAGCCGGTGCGAGCCCTTTATCGTGCAGGAAACCGACAAATGCCGACAAATCCGAAATGCTCAGTCCAGCTGGTTTTCGTCCGTCCAACCAGGTGACAAACTGCTTCATGTCCCGGCCGTAAGCCGCCACCGTATTCGCTGCTAAGTGGCATTCCCGCTTTAGATAGTTCAGATAATCGGCACACAGCGAGTCCTCGGCGGCGACTTTCTTGGGTGCTGACGCACCGCTCTGCAGCTTTTGCAACTTGGTCAGTCGTGGAGCCATGAACGAGCCTCATCCTGTCGCCGATTAAAAACTTTCGCTGTAGACTACGTTTATCGACCATCCAGCACGGCAGGATTGAGCAGTACGATCACAATCCGCCAAACGGCTCCGCTGATTTTCGCTGATAGTCCTCAAATCATCGAGAAACCCAGCCAACCAATCAGGAAATCCTGCGATTTTCCGAGTGCCCTGTAGAGTTGATTGCCCTTTTGAATTGAGTGCCCTGAAAGCAGTCGCCGACACCACATCGATCGCTGCCGGCCTGGAACAGACGGTCTTGTTGCGTTTCACCTTCCCCACACACGTCCATGAACTCATCCAAACGTCGCCCGACATCGGAACCCAAAGGCCCCTGGTACCAAGACGG from Neorhodopirellula lusitana harbors:
- the xerD gene encoding site-specific tyrosine recombinase XerD — translated: MAPRLTKLQKLQSGASAPKKVAAEDSLCADYLNYLKRECHLAANTVAAYGRDMKQFVTWLDGRKPAGLSISDLSAFVGFLHDKGLAPASISRNVVAVRTFYKYLQLEGLATDNPAELLATQKSWQRMPGVMSPSEVESFLQAVKKSDAFWERDRALLEVLYATGCRASEVCSLRVMDLSLSEKHLRCHGKGDKQRMVPIGGRAIASIELYLQQARGKLADRAPQQCDELFLSRGGRPLDRVQLWRLVKRYADRAGILSKISPHSLRHSFATHLLAGGADLRQVQEMLGHASIQTTQIYTHVEHSRLQKVHTQYHPRA